From Lysinibacillus sp. SGAir0095, the proteins below share one genomic window:
- a CDS encoding PadR family transcriptional regulator: protein MNVQFKKGVLNLCVLALVDQQDMYGYELVQAISNQIEISEGSVYPLLRRLTSEGYFTTYLKESTEGPPRKYYQITVLGKGNLKELREEWQNFSKGVNELIQGEEK from the coding sequence TTGAACGTTCAATTTAAGAAGGGTGTATTAAATTTATGTGTCCTTGCTCTTGTAGATCAACAAGATATGTATGGTTATGAACTAGTTCAAGCTATTTCAAATCAGATAGAGATCTCAGAGGGTTCTGTTTATCCACTATTAAGAAGACTAACGTCGGAGGGATATTTTACAACATATCTAAAAGAATCAACTGAAGGACCACCACGTAAATATTATCAAATTACAGTTTTAGGCAAAGGGAATTTAAAGGAACTTCGTGAGGAGTGGCAGAACTTTAGTAAAGGTGTAAATGAATTAATTCAGGGGGAGGAAAAGTAA